The Zea mays subsp. mays mitochondrion, complete genome genome contains a region encoding:
- the ccmFN gene encoding cytochrome c biogenesis FN: MGITKQKLGNEHEMSINEFSHYLLFPGLFVAFTYNKKQPPAFGAAPAFWCILLSFLGLSFRHIPNNLSNYNVLTANAPFFYQISGTWSNHEGSIFSWCWIPSFYGFLFCYRYRGRPQSHNVSKRRGYRETFIFSFVSNFVKNSILSLQQKSGAAPQLYTPFVRRTLVDSELRSQSKRPFNGPALFNAPLDPVLKMSFALLGAGRSRGSREGKRTNLLLHLARDEKERASSIDEQQIDGALGIALFFSPFLSASSDPFVRNFFVRTEPLAESNPVPQDPISAIHPPCIYAGDVASAMGFGLCRSKMMNGIVALHSPPMRKDAAEKNGTLLRSAGCVGSHIRSSLFTRSFKHFVGGAPALLLRSNRSLLRRRFFAFSSLWTGALMDTGREQAKRVVVRNGKKDTTTSPLCWTAGANTVVSDQDQEPIRIWILTCWLFLTVGISPGSWWAHHELGRGGWWFRDPVENASFMPRVLATALIHSVILPLLHYWTSLLNILTLPCCVSGTFSIRSGLLAPVHSSATDDTRGRFLWRFFLLITGISMTLFYQMKQVRRTYKKEMVVARSTLVHLRHPARAQPRPVMLWKNLASCWAGYSEPATGWLPDFVPSVALRKSLWRGAAGYF; this comes from the coding sequence ATGGGAATAACTAAGCAGAAATTAGGAAATGAGCACGAAATGTCTATAAATGAATTTTCTCATTATTTGTTATTTCCGGGTCTTTTCGTTGCATTCACTTACAACAAGAAACAACCACCAGCGTTTGGTGCAGCACCTGCATTTTGGTGCATTCTTCTTTCTTTCCTTGGTCTTTCGTTCCGTCATATTCCAAATAACTTATCTAATTACAACGTATTAACCGCTAATGCACCTTTTTTTTATCAAATCTCAGGGACATGGTCTAATCATGAGGGTAGTATTTTCTCATGGTGTTGGATCCCAAGTTTTTATGGATTCCTTTTTTGTTACCGGTACCGGGGTCGACCCCAAAGCCATAATGTCTCAAAACGCAGAGGCTATAGAGAAACTTTTATTTTTTCCTTTGTCTCGAACTTCGTGAAGAACTCCATTCTATCTCTCCAACAAAAAAGTGGAGCTGCGCCCCAGTTGTACACTCCCTTCGTTCGGAGAACCCTTGTTGATTCTGAACTTCGTTCGCAAAGTAAGCGTCCTTTTAACGGGCCAGCCCTTTTTAATGCGCCGCTTGACCCAGTTTTGAAAATGAGCTTTGCTCTTCTGGGCGCTGGGCGCTCCCGTGGTTCGCGAGAAGGAAAAAGGACTAATCTTTTGTTACATCTGGCACGAGATGAAAAAGAGAGAGCTTCGTCTATCGATGAACAGCAGATTGACGGAGCTCTTGGCATTGCTTTGTTTTTCTCTCCTTTCCTATCAGCGAGTTCCGATCCTTTTGTTCGAAATTTCTTCGTTCGTACCGAACCGCTTGCAGAATCAAATCCTGTTCCACAAGATCCTATATCAGCTATACATCCTCCTTGCATTTATGCCGGAGACGTCGCCAGTGCTATGGGCTTTGGGTTATGTAGATCAAAAATGATGAATGGGATTGTGGCACTCCACTCGCCGCCAATGCGGAAGGATGCCGCCGAAAAGAATGGAACGCTGCTTCGCTCTGCTGGATGCGTCGGATCCCATATAAGAAGCTCGCTCTTTACCCGATCATTCAAACATTTTGTGGGCGGCGCGCCTGCTCTATTGTTGCGTAGCAATAGAAGCCTGCTTCGGCGGCGCTTTTTCGCCTTCTCTTCGCTCTGGACAGGAGCGCTAATGGACACGGGGAGGGAGCAGGCGAAGCGTGTTGTCGTTCGTAATGGAAAGAAAGACACCACTACTTCGCCTCTTTGTTGGACCGCCGGCGCGAACACAGTGGTCTCTGACCAGGACCAGGAACCAATTCGAATTTGGATCTTGACATGTTGGTTGTTTTTAACCGTAGGCATCTCGCCAGGAAGTTGGTGGGCTCATCATGAATTAGGTCGGGGTGGCTGGTGGTTTCGGGATCCCGTAGAAAATGCGTCTTTTATGCCTCGGGTATTAGCCACAGCTCTTATTCATTCAGTAATTCTACCCCTTCTTCATTATTGGACCTCGCTTCTGAATATTTTGACTCTTCCATGCTGTGTCTCAGGAACCTTTTCAATACGGTCCGGATTGCTAGCTCCCGTTCATAGTTCTGCTACAGACGATACACGAGGAAGATTTTTATGGCGGTTCTTCCTTCTAATTACAGGCATATCTATGACTCTTTTTTACCAGATGAAGCAGGTCCGTAGAACCTATAAAAAAGAGATGGTTGTGGCGCGAAGTACTCTTGTGCACCTACGTCACCCGGCTCGCGCGCAACCCCGCCCCGTTATGTTATGGAAGAATTTAGCTTCTTGCTGGGCTGGTTATTCCGAGCCAGCAACTGGCTGGCTGCCGGATTTCGTCCCGTCCGTAGCGCTTCGGAAGTCACTCTGGCGTGGCGCTGCTGGATACTTCTGA
- the orf146-a gene encoding hypothetical protein: MLWSKRIRTFACRYQKPMPYHLAILQTVGSWGEGEGRSRARRKRAVQGRGDIASKLQGFPFRTDYNKLATLIETKGQLSALFACNALPIKVGERFHPLLPLLRNTPTKNLGSVAPCTVFRGDHFARFDPFPDPKNPITYLYEWDGW, from the coding sequence ATGCTCTGGAGTAAAAGGATTCGAACCTTTGCATGCCGGTACCAAAAACCGATGCCTTACCACTTGGCTATACTCCAAACGGTCGGTTCCTGGGGAGAGGGGGAAGGGAGAAGCAGGGCTCGAAGAAAACGAGCCGTGCAAGGACGCGGGGATATAGCAAGTAAGCTGCAAGGTTTTCCCTTTAGGACCGACTACAACAAGCTCGCGACTCTAATAGAAACTAAGGGTCAGCTCTCTGCTCTATTTGCTTGCAATGCGTTGCCTATCAAAGTCGGCGAACGCTTCCACCCCCTCTTGCCCTTGTTACGCAACACGCCAACAAAGAACCTTGGTTCCGTTGCGCCCTGTACTGTATTCCGAGGCGACCATTTCGCGCGGTTCGATCCATTTCCCGATCCGAAAAATCCGATAACGTACCTATATGAGTGGGATGGATGGTAA